A genomic stretch from Oreochromis niloticus isolate F11D_XX linkage group LG11, O_niloticus_UMD_NMBU, whole genome shotgun sequence includes:
- the LOC112848109 gene encoding macrophage mannose receptor 1-like, whose amino-acid sequence MIGRGVILLLLSGCVVVYALQSEQFHYVGQSLSWYEAFQYCRHTYTDLANIQGAANNSEAQQAASGGSVWIGLFRNMWKWSQTGLVQSSWFQKWATNEPGTGQCVVISQSGFWSTRDCSDQNHFICYSGATNDQILVQKSMNWSAAQSYCREKYTDLISINTVQDNTKITGLMLLNILNTQTAWIGLYKTSWEWSDGSNATYTNWKSGEPKDGKDCALMETSSASWSGEDCDKNHDFLCYQDVKPAESNMTYNMKYNVKYNVKVQLRGGSADLNDPTVQESILQQVRGHTVTQ is encoded by the exons ATGATCGGACGTGGAGTGATCCTCCTGCTGCTCTCAG GTTGTGTGGTGGTCTATGCTCTTCAGTCTGAGCAGTTCCACTACGTCGGTCAGTCACTGTCCTGGTATGAAGCTTTCCAATACTGCAGACACACGTACACCGACCTCGCCAACATCCAGGGAGCGGCCAATAACTCGGAAGCGCAGCAGGCAGCATCGGGTGGAAGTGTTTGGATCGGACTCTTCAGGAACATGTGGAAATGGTCTCAAACAGGCCTGGTTCAGTCATCCTGGTTCCAGAAGTGGGCCACGAATGAGCCAGGGACGGGACAGTGTGTGGTAATATCCCAGTCTGGGTTCTGGTCTACCAGAGATTGTTCAGATCAGAATCACTTCATCTGTTACAGTG GCGCAACGAACGATCAGATCCTGGTTCAGAAATCAATGAATTGGTCTGCTGCTCAGTCTTACTGCAGGGAGAAATACACAGACCTGATCAGCATCAACACAGTGCAGGACAACACCAAGATCACCGGTCTGATGCTGTTAAACATTCTAAACACCCAAACTGCTTGGATTGGTTTGTACAAAACATCGTGGGAGTGGTCAGATGGAAGCAATGCCACGTACACAAACTGGAAATCTGGGGAGCCTAAAGATGGTAAGGACTGTGCCCTAATGGAGACGTCATCAGCTTCCTGGTCCGGTGAAGACTGTGATAAGAATCATGACTTCCTCTGTTACCAAG ATGTCAAACCTGCAGAGAGCAACATGACGTACAACATGAAGTACAACGTGAAGTACAACGTGAAGGTTCAGCTGAGGGGGGGATCTGCAGACCTGAACGATCCGACAGTGCAAGAATCCATCCTGCAGCAGGTCAGAGGACACACCGTGACTCAGTGA
- the LOC112848137 gene encoding methyltransferase-like protein 27, translated as MRRSFFAQALRALNQMFDLGFRHFVGVDGSEGMLEKAEKTGLYQDLKLVLLGPQPLPVQTGVTHTHLSHTHKYSPVLLVLTEGISVLVPDVFDVVTIVGALDAGFVPVSAVRELCRAAKPGGFVCLMRGNHRGAPAASYKKDLETELQQMEEEGLWSRVAIQEVDRYMEDPHLNIERDGKTEQQVSYISGNVYFYKKSVSP; from the exons ATGTTCGACCTGGGCTTCAGGCACTTTGTGGGAGTGGACGGCAGTGAGGGCATGTTGGAGAAAGCTGAAAAGACCGGCCTCTATCAGGATCTCAAACTGGTCTTACTGGGTCCACAGCCGCTACCTGTACAGACTGGTGTGACACATACACACCTGTCACACACTCATAAATATAGCCCTGTTCTTCTCGTGCTAACTGAAGGGATTTCTGTCTTGGTTCCAGATGTGTTTGATGTGGTGACCATTGTTGGCGCTCTGGACGCTGGTTTTGTTCCAGTCAGTGCTGTCAGGGAGCTGTGCCGGGCCGCCAAACCAG GAGGCTTTGTCTGTTTGATGAGAGGGAACCACAGGGGAGCACCGGCAGCGAGTTACAAGAAGGACCTGGAGACAGAGCTGCaacagatggaggaggagggacTGTGGAGTCGGGTAGCAATCCAGGAGGTGGACAGATACATGGAAGACCCACATCTGAATATTGAGAGAGACGGGAAGACCGAGCAGCAGGTCTCGTACATCAGTGGGAATGTTTATTTCTACAAGAAATCGGTCAGTCCATAG